The window GTAATTATGCTTTGTAATTGGAGTTGTAATTCCCATAATGTCAGCTTCTTGGAAAGCATCAGAGCCAATTACATCTGTTGCCACTTGACCAGTGAAAATGACTAATGGAATTGAATCAATCATTGCATCGGCAATACCAGTAACTAGGTTAGTAGCTCCAGGACCACTTGTTGCGATAACAACACCCGTTTTATTTAACACACGTGCATAACCTTCTGCTGCATGAATTGCTCCCTGTTCATGCCTTGTTAAAATGTGTCGAATCGGATTTCTGTACAATGCGTCATATACATTTAAAACAGCACCACCAGGATAGCCAAAAATTATATCTACTTTTTGATCATGTAATGCTTGAATTAAAACATCTGCACCGTTTCTTGGTTTACTTTCTACTTCAGGTTGTAATTGAGCTGTAGTGTTTGTATCTTTTATTTCATTGGTTGTGGATACGTTGGCAGCCATTTGTTAACTCCTCCCTTAATTTTAAAAAAATAAAAAAGCCCTTTTCTCCAACGCAAAGAAAACCTTTACGTAGGGATGAAAAAGACTTTCATGGTACCACCCTTGTTCATAGCTAAATAAGCTACCTCGCGAATAGTGGGAAATGCCAATCTACAAAGAACATTCTAAATAATAAGAAAATTCCAAGTGCAACAAGATTTAGCACACTATTCATTAATAACGAGCATTTCGAAACATGCCCGGAGCTATCTAATTGCGAACTCGCGTTTAATAGCTCACTCCGAGGGGATGTCGGATATAGTTGCATCGTCGGCTTCCAGCAATACCGACTCTCTGGTAGATACAAGACTCTATAACCTTTTACCTCATCATCGAATTATCTATTCACTTACAACATTATTAGTATTACTTTGCTTAACTATACCATTAAAACTTTACTACGATGAATTATATTTTCATTACTCCACCTTTAGAAGCATTTGTAACAAGTTTTGAATATCTTGCTAGCCAACCAGTTTTAATTTTTGGTTCGAATGGTTTTAGGTTTAGACGACGTTCGGTTAATACTTCTTCTGATACATCTAGATTAATGGTTCTATTCGGCAAGTCAATGATTAATTTATCGCCATTTTCAATTAGTGCAATCGGACCACCTTCTGCAGCCTCAGGCGAAATATGACCAATGGAAATACCACGGGATGCACCACTAAAACGTCCATCTGTTATTAAAGCAACCTTTGTACCTAATCCGCGCCCCATTATAGCAGATGTCGGGGCAAGCATTTCAGGCATTCCTGGCCCACCTTTAGGTCCTTCATAGCGAATAACTACAACATGCCCTTCTTTTACAGTTCCATTATCAATGGCAGCCTGTGCTTCATCTTGTGAATCAAACACAATAGCATCCCCAACAAAAGTTTGAATGGAAGGGTCAACCGCACCTACTTTAATAACTGAACCTTCAGGAGCAATGTTTCCATAGAGTACAGATAGGCCTCCAACTGGACTGAAAGGATTGTCCTTCGTACGTATTACTTGATCATTTGTAATTACATGATCCTTAACAAGTTCACGCATCGTCTTTCCAGCAACAGTGATACGATCTGGGTGGATAGCATCTGGAATCTTTGTTAGCTCATTAATGATGGAGCTAACGCCACCAGCTTTATTGATGTCATCCATTGAAATATCTGATGCCGGCATGATTTTCGCTAAGTAAGGCACACGAGCTGCAACTATGTTAATATCCTCTAAGTTATAGTCAATTTCTGCCTCATTTGCAATTGCCAATGTATGAAGGACTGTATTTGTTGATCCACCCATTGCCATATCTAAAGCAAATGCATCATCAATCGCTTCTTTTGTTATAATATCTCGAGGTTTGATATCTTCTTTAATCATACGGACTAATTGCTTAGCCGCTTCACGAATAAGTTCGTAACGCTGTTCACTTGTAGCTACAATTGTACCGTTACCAGGTAGTGCTACACCAAGCATCTCCATTAAACAGTTCATAGAGTTTGCTGTAAACATTCCTGAGCAAGAACCACATGTAGGACATGCATTATTTTCTATATCCAATAGTTCTTCGGCGGACATTGTACCAGATTTATGAGCACCTACACCTTCAAAAACAGATGTTAATGAAAGTTGTTTACCTGATGCTGATATCCCCGCTTCCATCGGACCACCTGATACGAATATCGATGGTACATTCGTACGTACAGCAGCCATTAACATACCTGGTGTGATTTTGTCACAATTTGGAATGTAAAACACACCATCAAACCAGTGTGCATTAATAACAGTTTCTGCAGAATCCGCAATTAACTCACGACTCGGCAAGGAGTACCTCATACCAATATGCCCCATTGCAATTCCGTCATCAACACCAATTGTATTAAATTCGAACGGAATTCCACCAGCTTCGATAATAGCTTCTTTTACAACATCAGCAAATCCACGTAAGTGAACGTGTCCGGGAATAATGTCAATGTATGAATTACACACACCGATAAATGGTTTTCCAAGATCTTTTGCTTTTACTTTTCCAGTAGCATATAAAAGACTGCGGTGAGGAGCACGATCAACTCCTACTTTAATCATGTCACTTCTCATTTTGAAACGCCCCTCAGTAATATCTATTACTTTATCAAAAGATAGATAGAATTAATTAATTTACAACCAGTAACATTTAAGTTACATGATTGTGTTCGTTTTTAAATTACGAACTTCTTAAATTGTTGCTATCATAGTACAAAAAAGTAATAGTAGTCAATATAATTTTTAGAATTATTTAAACAATTCTAAAAATTCTATTTTCATGAAATCGTTTACATACTCACTATTGCTTTAAATTTTCTACTTTAATTAATTTTTTCGAAATTTTGACAAATTATTATTTTCTTTAATTGAGCATATTAAAATTTATAAATTCAATAATAAATGTATTTTAAAAAATTCATCCTCTTCAACTGTTATGTCATGTAAGTTTTTATATGAAAATAATAAAAGTCTAGCTAAAGATAGCTAGACTAACGAAATGCATATTATTTTACGTACAACAGATCAAATGAGAGGTTTAACAATATGACGGCGTGTAGAAAGGCGATTACAAATCCTTGGCGATTTAATTTCTTCATTACTTTCATATTCATTTAAAACACCCCATTATAAATGATTTTTTGTACTGCTTGAAGAAATTATACTCCTACAGTTTTAAAAAATCAAAACTTTTTGAACAAATTGTGAATTTTTATTTTTCTCCAATTTCCTTGTTCTATCACAATTAAATTTTCTATATGCATTCATTTTATTAAAAATGCGCATATTACCTATTGAAAAGGTGTATTAACTGTACGTGTAAAAAAAAATTAGTTTAGAATGTCGATTTTTAGGTTATAAGTTAGTACACGCTTTTAACAAAAAAAAAGGAGTTGACAATCATATGATGAGTTTCATCTGGTTTTTAATTATTGGCGGTGTACTAGGTTGGTTAGCAGGAGTTATTATCGGTAGAGATGTTCCTGGCGGTATTATTGGTAATATTATTGCGGGTATTGTTGGTTCTTGGATTGGTAGTGCCATTTTAGGTAACTGGGGCTGGCAAGTATCTGACTTCTATGTATTCCCTGCACTTATTGGAGCAATCGTACTAATCTTTATTGTAAGCTTGATCATGCGCTCAATGAGAAAAGCAACTTAAATTAATTTAAAAAGAAAGAAGTCAGCGGCATTTTGGCAGCTGACTTCTTTTAATGTTCATTATAAACTGTTTGAATGAGATCCTCACTTACCTCTTCATATTGATGATAATAATATAAAATATCCTCAACGTATTGCTCACTGTGATTATAATTAAAAATTGCTTTTTTAAGTTCCCCTTCAGATGCACCCGAACGGGATAAATAATTTGCTGCACTATAAATTGCATCTTCAATATCAAATGGATCTGCGACACCATCTCCATTTGCATCCACTCCGTAACCGCCGTATTTTTTAATAATATTTGGATCTGTTTTTTCAGAGTCTGGAATGTTGCCTTCTCCTAGATCTGAGCAAGTTGGATGACTCCACCCAACAAAAGTACAAGGCATAAATTGCATATGTCCTTCTGCCCCAACCGGAGATACAAGAGATTTCATTGTTGAAAACCGAGTTTCCACACGATGGTGTGCAGCTAAAAGTGTCCAAGGGATATCATATTTTTCAGCAGCTGCTATATAGATTGGAATATTTTCTTCCGGGATTTGAAGATCGAACTTAGATTGTATTTTTTCAACTTCACTTTGTGAAAAGCTTTGAATGATCGGTAGGTTTCGTAGACTCTCCCAAGTAAAAAAGACAAGTGAATAAACCGTAATCGAAATGGGGATTAATAGCATGATAAGGAATAATTTTACACCAGGTGTAATTATTGGCTTTTTCAATTTTTTCTTTTTCTTATTTTTTTTCATTTTAGCCACACCCACAATGATTCCCTCGTCAATTCCTATGACTTAAGACATATTTCGATCAATTTCATATAAGAATAATAGATTCTAACGAAGTACCATTTTATACTAAATAAATATTAAAATGCAAGGAGATGCAATATATGTGGAAAGAATTTAAACAATTTGCTATGAAGGGCAATATTCTTGATTTAGCTATTGGGGTTGTAATAGGTGCTGCATTTGGTAAAATTGTAACCTCATTAGTAGAAAATATTATCATGCCTATTGTCGGTATGCTAACTGGTGGTGTGGATTTAACGCAAAGTTTTATGTTTGGCCATGGAGATGCCCAAATAAAACTTGGTGTATTTATACAGTCTATTTTTGACTTTTTGATTATTTCTTTTTCTATCTTTATAGCCCTTCGTGTTATCAATAAAATAAATCGTAAAAAGAAAGAGGAAGCCGTAGAAGAACCAACAGCTCCTGAACTTGATGCGAAGGAAGAGCTTTTAAAAGAGATTAGGGACTTACTAAAAAATCAAGGATAAAATGCAGGGTGTTTAACCATCTAAGGTTGGACACCTTTTTAATAAGAATTATTTAGAATATCCAATTAAATATTTATTTATAATAGAGAGTGTTGTTTTCACTACTTTATCATGATAAATTGTAATAATAATCAATAAAATTGATTTATCATAATATTTCGTAGAATGCATCTTCAAAAGAAAGAGTGAGAAAAGTGACAAAACGTTCAATTGAAACGAAACTAGTTCAATTAGGTAATTTAAGTGATCCTAAAACAGGAGCCGTTAATCCTCCCATTTATATGTCAACTGCGTATAAGCATGCTGGAATTGGTCAATCCACAGGGTACGATTATACACGTACTAAAAATCCAACACGAGAAATTTTAGAAAAAGGGATTGCCGATTTAGAAAATGGAGATGCAGGTTTTGCATGTAGCTCAGGAATGGCTGCTGTACAACTTATCTTATCTCTCTTCAAGCCAGGCGATGAAATTATTGTTCCAGATGATATTTATGGCGGTACTTATCGATTATTAAAAACATTTAGTGAAACTTATAACATTAATCCTGTATATTTTGCATCTCTAGAAGATGTTGAAGAATTAATTAATGAAAATACGAAAGCGATTTTCTTAGAAACACCTACGAATCCATTAATGTTAGAATTTGATTTAGACAAATTTGCTAATCTATGTAAAAAACATAATTTATTATTTATCGTAGACAATACTTTCTATACACCTTACTTCCAACGACCAATTGAACATGGCGCTGATATTGTGTTACATAGTGCAACAAAATATATTGCAGGCCATAACGATGTATTAGCAGGACTAGTTGTTGCTAAAGGTCAAGAATTATGCGAGAGGTTAGGCTTTGCTCATAATGGTATGGGATTAGTCCTGTCACCAATGGATAGCTGGTTAGTAATAAGAGGATTAAAAACTATGCATCTCCGTTTAAAACAGCATGATTCAAACGGAAAACAAGTTGCTGCTTATTTAAATACAGAACCACTTGTAACAGATGTACTATACACTGGAAAAGGTGGAATGCTTTCTTTCCGTGTAAAAGATGCTGAAATGGTGAATCCATTCTTGCAAAAAATTCAATTAATCACATTTGCTGAAAGTCTTGGTGGTGTTGAAAGCTTTATCACCTACCCTGCCACTCAAACTCATGCAGATATTCCATATGAAGAACGCGTTGCTCGTGGTGTAGACGACCGTTTACTGCGTTTCTCCGTGGGTGTAGAAGAAGCAGATGACATCATCGCAGATCTTAAACAAGTATTTGAACAGTTAAGAAAAGAATTTTAAAAAAAGCGTGGGGTTAAACAAAACTCCACGCTTTTCCTATTTAACCCCGATGAGCCC is drawn from Lysinibacillus sp. SGAir0095 and contains these coding sequences:
- the mscL gene encoding large conductance mechanosensitive channel protein MscL, translating into MWKEFKQFAMKGNILDLAIGVVIGAAFGKIVTSLVENIIMPIVGMLTGGVDLTQSFMFGHGDAQIKLGVFIQSIFDFLIISFSIFIALRVINKINRKKKEEAVEEPTAPELDAKEELLKEIRDLLKNQG
- a CDS encoding methionine biosynthesis PLP-dependent protein, producing MTKRSIETKLVQLGNLSDPKTGAVNPPIYMSTAYKHAGIGQSTGYDYTRTKNPTREILEKGIADLENGDAGFACSSGMAAVQLILSLFKPGDEIIVPDDIYGGTYRLLKTFSETYNINPVYFASLEDVEELINENTKAIFLETPTNPLMLEFDLDKFANLCKKHNLLFIVDNTFYTPYFQRPIEHGADIVLHSATKYIAGHNDVLAGLVVAKGQELCERLGFAHNGMGLVLSPMDSWLVIRGLKTMHLRLKQHDSNGKQVAAYLNTEPLVTDVLYTGKGGMLSFRVKDAEMVNPFLQKIQLITFAESLGGVESFITYPATQTHADIPYEERVARGVDDRLLRFSVGVEEADDIIADLKQVFEQLRKEF
- a CDS encoding lytic transglycosylase domain-containing protein is translated as MKKNKKKKKLKKPIITPGVKLFLIMLLIPISITVYSLVFFTWESLRNLPIIQSFSQSEVEKIQSKFDLQIPEENIPIYIAAAEKYDIPWTLLAAHHRVETRFSTMKSLVSPVGAEGHMQFMPCTFVGWSHPTCSDLGEGNIPDSEKTDPNIIKKYGGYGVDANGDGVADPFDIEDAIYSAANYLSRSGASEGELKKAIFNYNHSEQYVEDILYYYHQYEEVSEDLIQTVYNEH
- the ilvD gene encoding dihydroxy-acid dehydratase encodes the protein MRSDMIKVGVDRAPHRSLLYATGKVKAKDLGKPFIGVCNSYIDIIPGHVHLRGFADVVKEAIIEAGGIPFEFNTIGVDDGIAMGHIGMRYSLPSRELIADSAETVINAHWFDGVFYIPNCDKITPGMLMAAVRTNVPSIFVSGGPMEAGISASGKQLSLTSVFEGVGAHKSGTMSAEELLDIENNACPTCGSCSGMFTANSMNCLMEMLGVALPGNGTIVATSEQRYELIREAAKQLVRMIKEDIKPRDIITKEAIDDAFALDMAMGGSTNTVLHTLAIANEAEIDYNLEDINIVAARVPYLAKIMPASDISMDDINKAGGVSSIINELTKIPDAIHPDRITVAGKTMRELVKDHVITNDQVIRTKDNPFSPVGGLSVLYGNIAPEGSVIKVGAVDPSIQTFVGDAIVFDSQDEAQAAIDNGTVKEGHVVVIRYEGPKGGPGMPEMLAPTSAIMGRGLGTKVALITDGRFSGASRGISIGHISPEAAEGGPIALIENGDKLIIDLPNRTINLDVSEEVLTERRLNLKPFEPKIKTGWLARYSKLVTNASKGGVMKI
- a CDS encoding GlsB/YeaQ/YmgE family stress response membrane protein; translated protein: MSFIWFLIIGGVLGWLAGVIIGRDVPGGIIGNIIAGIVGSWIGSAILGNWGWQVSDFYVFPALIGAIVLIFIVSLIMRSMRKAT